The following coding sequences are from one Lemur catta isolate mLemCat1 chromosome 16, mLemCat1.pri, whole genome shotgun sequence window:
- the DSEL gene encoding dermatan-sulfate epimerase-like protein, which translates to MALMFTGHFLFLALLMFGFSTFEESVNNYSEWAVFTDDIDQFKTQKVQDFRPNQKLKKSMLHPSLYFDAGEIQAMRQQSRTSHLHLFRAIRSAVTVMLSNPTYYLPPPKHADFAAKWNEIYGNNLPPLALYCLLCPEDKVAFEFVLEYMDRMVGYKDWLVENAPGDEVPIGHSLTGFATAFDFLYNLLDNNRRQKYLEKIWVITEEMYEYSKVRSWGKQLLHNHQATNMIALLTGALVTGVDKESKANIWKQVVVDVMEKTMFLLNHIVDGSLDEGVAYGSYTAKSVTQYVFLAQRHFNINNLENNWLKMHFWFYYATLLPGFQRTVGIADSNYNWFYGPESQLVFLDKFILKNGAGNWLAQQIRKHRPKDGPMVPSTAQRWSTLHTEYIWYDPQLTPQPPAEYGTAKMHTFPNWGVVTYGAGLPNTQTNTFVSFKSGKLGGRAVYDIVHFQPYSWIDGWRSFNPGHEHPDQNSFTFAPNGQVFVSEALYGPKLSHLNNVLVFAPSPSSQCNKPWEGQLGECAQWLKWTGEEVGDAAGEIITASQHGEMIFVSGEAVSAYSSAMRLKSVYRAVLLLNSQTLLVVDHIERQEDSPINSVSAFFHNLDIDFKYIPYRFMNRYNGAMMDVWDAHYKMFWFDHRGNSPMASIQEAEQAAEFKKRWTQFVNVTFQMESTITRIAYIFYGPYVNVSSCRFIDNSNSGLQISLNVNNTEHVVSIVTDYHNLKTRFSYLGFGGFANVADQGQITRFGLGTHAIVKPVRHDRVIFPFGFKFNIAVGLILCISLVILTFQWRFYLSFRKLMRWILILVIALWFIELLDVWSTCTQPICAKWRRTEAKTSKKALSSEGHHIDLPDVVITSLPGSGAEILKQLFFNSSDFLYIRVPTAYIDIPETEFEMDTFVDACEWKVSDIRSGHFRLLRGWLQSLVQDTKLHLQNIHLHEPSRGKLAQYFTMNKDKKRKSRRRESLPEQRNRMKGAFDRDAEYIRALRRHLVYYPSARPVLSLSSGSWTLKLHFFQEVLGTSMRALYIVRDPRAWIYSMLYSSKPSLYSLKNVPEHLAKLFKTEGGKGKCNLNSGYAFEYESLRKELSKSKSNAVSLLSHLWLANTAAALRINADLLPTSYQLVKFEDIVHFPQKTTERIFAFLGIPLSPASLNQILFATSTNLFYLPYEGEISPTNINVWKQNLPRDEIKVIENICWTLMDHLGYPKFMD; encoded by the coding sequence ATGGCGTTAATGTTTACAGGACATTTCCTATTCTTAGCATTATTGATGTTTGGTTTTTCTACTTTTGAGGAATCTGTGAACAATTACTCTGAATGGGCAGTTTTCACAGATGATATAGATCAGTTTAAAACACAGAAAGTACAAGATTTCAGACCCAACCAAAAGCTGAAGAAAAGTATGCTTCATCCAAGTTTATATTTTGATGCTGGAGAAATCCAAGCAATGAGACAACAGTCTCGCACAAGCCATTTGCATCTTTTTAGAGCTATCAGAAGTGCAGTGACAGTTATGCTGTCCAACCCTACATACTACCTACCTCCACCCAAGCATGCTGATTTTGCTGCCAAGTGGAATGAAATTTATGGTAACAATCTGCCTCCGTTAGCATTGTACTGTTTGTTATGCCCAGAAGACAAAGTTGCCTTTGAATTTGTCTTGGAATATATGGACAGGATGGTTGGCTACAAAGACTGGCTAGTTGAGAATGCACCAGGAGATGAGGTTCCAATTGGCCATTCCCTAACAGGTTTTGCAACTGCCTTTGACTTTTTATATAACTTATTAGATAATAATCGAAGacaaaaatacctagaaaaaatATGGGTTATTACTGAGGAAATGTATGAGTATTCCAAGGTCCGCTCATGGGGCAAACAGCTTCTCCATAACCACCAAGCTACTAATATGATAGCATTACTCACAGGGGCCTTGGTGACAGGGGTAGATAAAGAATCTAAAGCAAATATATGGAAACAGGTTGTAGTAGATGTGATGGAAAAGACAATGTTTCTGTTGAATCATATTGTTGATGGTTCTTTGGATGAAGGTGTGGCCTATGGAAGCTACACAGCTAAATCAGTCACACAGTATGTTTTTCTGGCTCAACGCCATTTTAATATCAACAACTTGGAGAATAACTGGTTAAAAATGCACTTTTGGTTCTATTATGCCACCCTTTTACCAGGCTTTCAAAGAACTGTGGGTATAGCAGATTCCAATTATAATTGGTTTTATGGTCCAGAAAGCCAGCTAGTTTTCTTGGATAAGTTCATCTTAAAAAATGGAGCTGGAAATTGGTTAGCTCAGCAAATTAGAAAGCACCGACCTAAAGATGGACCAATGGTTCCTTCAACTGCCCAGAGGTGGAGTACTCTTCACACTGAATACATCTGGTATGATCCCCAGCTCACCCCACAGCCTCCTGCTGAATATGGCACTGCAAAAATGCACACATTCCCTAACTGGGGTGTTGTCACTTATGGGGCTGGGTTGCCAAACACACAGACCAATACCTTCGTGTCTTTTAAATCTGGGAAACTAGGTGGACGAGCTGTGTATGACATAGTTCACTTTCAGCCATACTCCTGGATTGATGGATGGAGAAGCTTTAACCCAGGACATGAACATCCAGATCAGAACTCATTTACTTTTGCCCCCAATGGGCAAGTATTTGTTTCTGAGGCTCTCTATGGACCCAAGTTGAGCCACCTTAATAATGTATTGGTGTTTGCTCCATCACCCTCAAGCCAGTGTAATAAGCCCTGGGAAGGTCAACTGGGAGAATGTGCACAGTGGCTCAAGTGGACTGGTGAGGAAGTTGGGGACGCAGCTGGGGAAATTATCACTGCCTCACAACATGGGGAAATGATATTTGTGAGTGGAGAAGCAGTGTCTGCTTATTCTTCAGCAATGAGACTAAAAAGTGTATATCGTGCTGTGCTTCTCTTAAATTCTCAAACTCTGCTAGTTGTTGATCACATTGAGAGACAAGAAGATTCCCCAATAAATTCTGTCAGTGCCTTCTTTCATAATCTGGACATTGACTTTAAATATATCCCATATAGGTTTATGAATAGGTATAATGGTGCCATGATGGATGTATGGGATGCACACTACAAAATGTTTTGGTTTGATCATCGTGGCAATAGTCCCATGGCTAGTATACAGGAAGCAGAACAAGCTGCTGAATTTAAGAAACGGTGGACTCAATTTGTTAATGTTACGTTTCAGATGGAATCGACAATCACAAGAATTGCATATATCTTTTATGGGCCATATGTCAATGTTTCCAGCTGCAGATTCATTGATAATTCCAATTCTGGCCTTCAGATTTCTCTCAATGTCAATAATACTGAACATGTTGTTTCCATTGTAACTGATTACCATAACCTGAAGACAAGATTCAGTTACCTGGGATTTGGTGGCTTTGCCAATGTGGCTGATCAAGGGCAAATAACCCGATTTGGTTTGGGCACTCATGCAATAGTAAAGCCTGTAAGACATGATAGAGTCATCTTCCCATTtggatttaaatttaatatagctGTTGGATTAATTTTGTGCATTAGCTTGGTGATTTTAACTTTCCAATGGCGGTTTTACCTTTCTTTTAGAAAGTTAATGAGATGGATACTTATACTTGTAATTGCCTTGTGGTTTATTGAGCTTCTGGATGTGTGGAGCACTTGCACTCAGCCCATCTGTGCAAAATGGAGGAGGACAGAAGCCAAGACAAGCAAGAAGGCTTTGTCTTCAGAAGGTCACCACATCGATCTTCCTGATGTTGTTATTACCTCACTTCCTGGTTCAGGAGCTGAAATTCTCAAACAACTTTTTTTCAACAGTAGTGATTTTCTCTACATCAGGGTTCCTACAGCCTACATAGATATCCCTGAAACTGAATTTGAAATGGACACATTTGTAGATGCCTGTGAATGGAAGGTGTCAGATATACGCAGTGGACATTTTCGTTTACTCCGAGGATGGTTGCAGTCTTTAGTCCAGGACACAAAACTGCATTTGCAAAATATCCATCTCCATGAACCCAGTAGGGGTAAACTGGCCCAATATTTTACAATGaataaggacaaaaaaagaaaatcaagaaggaGAGAGTCTTTGCcagaacaaagaaatagaatgaaAGGCGCCTTTGATAGAGACGCTGAATATATTAGGGCTTTGAGGAGACACCTGGTCTATTATCCAAGTGCACGTCCTGTGCTCAGTTTAAGCAGTGGAAGCTGGACattaaagcttcatttttttcaggAAGTTTTAGGAACTTCGATGAGGGCATTGTACATAGTAAGAGACCCTCGGGCATGGATTTATTCAATGCTGTACAGTAGTAAGCCAAGTCTTTACTCTTTGAAGAACGTACCAGAGCACTTAGCAAAATTGTTTAAAACAGAGGGAGGTAAAGGCAAATGTAACTTAAATTCAGGCTATGCTTTTGAGTATGAATCATTGAGGAAAGAATTATCAAAATCCAAATCAAATGCAGTCTCCCTGTTGTCTCATTTGTGGCTAGCAAACACAGCAGCAGCATTGAGAATAAATGCAGATTTGCTGCCTACCAGCTACCAGCTGGTCAAGTTTGAAGATATTGTGCATTTTCCTCAGAAAACCACTGAAAGGATTTTTGCCTTTCTTGGAATTCCTTTGTCTCCTGCTAGTTTAAACCAAATATTGTTTGCCACCTCCACAAACCTTTTTTACCTTCCTTATGAAGGGGAAATATCACCAACTAATATTAATGTTTGGAAACAGAATTTGCCTAGAGATGAAATTAAAGTAATTGAAAACATCTGTTGGACACTGATGGATCATCTAGGATATCCAAAGTTTATGGACTAA